Proteins encoded in a region of the Eschrichtius robustus isolate mEscRob2 chromosome 14, mEscRob2.pri, whole genome shotgun sequence genome:
- the LOC137776212 gene encoding uncharacterized protein DKFZp434B061-like — MNDAEGSGSTAETQAAPRRREPSSLLLGLGSRGAGAAARALKSRGRCRRQIPARGANAAGKAAAAAPRVTWGAGKLREDNSSATKPLPRAAHGLRHLQPPLRRLVKEPARPGKRRGGSARQLGRARRTRGLPASRRAKGRTVPPPSLAPTRAAPPATPGLKHPASDSPARHDPDAQTPQSNARGPHPSDSTRPLPGKQPGSRGSTGSRAATLRPFPPHLRSAAAPHLLARSARPVGAHTDPPRAGSLRAAATLNVTATAAFSSSAQAPAASRGLRSEPHRGQSESHRLRSLHRQVPSLVRTARIKCHQRPFRSAPHFRPEPQSLSRSARGAAAAGTSRDWSGRPRESQTAPSGWADPRSYSCRAPGVGAPASWASFPLSLHLLRQLPSRNFPEGRKASQYKPRTMP, encoded by the exons ATGAATGAC GCCGAAGGTAGTGGAAGCACTGCCGAAACGCAGGCGGCGCCACGCCGGAGAgagccttcctccctcctcctagGCCTCGGCAGCCGCGGTGCTGGGGCGGCCGCCCGGGCTCTCAAGAGTCGGGGCAGGTGTCGGCGCCAGATCCCGGCTCGCGGGGCCAACGCAGCTGGCaaagccgccgccgccgctccccGAGTGACCTGGGGCGCCGGAAAGTTGCGTGAAGACAACTCCAGTGCGACGAAGCCGCTCCCCCGCGCAGCCCACGGGCTGCGGcacctccagcctcctctccGCCGCCTGGTAAAGGAACCCGCCAGGccggggaagaggagggggggCTCGGCCCGCCAACTCGGCCGGGCCCGGAGGACGCGAGGGTTACCAGCGAGCCGGCGAGCCAAGGGTCGGACTGTTCCGCCCCCCTCGCTGGCCCCCACCCGGGCCGCGCCTCCCGCCACGCCCGGGCTCAAACACCCGGCGTCCGACAGCCCTGCCCGTCACGACCCGGACGCCCAGACGCCGCAGAGCAACGCCCGCGGCCCGCACCCCTCCGACTCAACCCGACCCCTTCCCGGGAAGCAGCCCGGGTCCCGCGGCTCGACCGGTAGCCGGGCCGCGACCCTGCGCCCCTTCCCGCCTCACCTGCGCTCCGCGGCGGCCCCGCACCTCCTCGCCCGCTCCGCGCGCCCCGTCGGGGCACACACCGACCCCCCCCGGGCCGGGTCTCTCCGGGCCGCGGCGACTCTGAACGTCACGGCCACCGCCGCCTTCTCTTCCTCGGCACAAGCCCCAGCGGCGAGCAGGGGGTTGCGGTCAGAGCCCCACCGGGGCCAAAGCGAATCTCACCGCCTCCGCAGCCTCCACCGCCAAGTCCCTTCACTCGTCCGAACCGCCCGGATAAAATGTCACCAGAGGCCGTTCCGCTCGGCGCCTCACTTCCGCCCGGAACCACAGAGCCTGAGCCGGTCGGCTAGAGGGGCCGCTGCGGCTGGGACCTCTAGGGACTGGAgcgggaggcccagagaaagccaGACAGCGCCATCTGGCTGGGCTGACCCGCGCTCCTACAGCTGCAGAGCGCCGGGCGTGGGAGCACCGGCTTCCTGGGCTTCTTTCCCGCTCTCCCTTCATCTGCTCAGGCAGCTCCCTTCCAGAAATTTCCCAGAGGGTCGGAAAGCCAGTCAATACAAGCCACGGACAATGCCCTAA